A genomic region of Capra hircus breed San Clemente chromosome 21, ASM170441v1, whole genome shotgun sequence contains the following coding sequences:
- the LOC102173834 gene encoding granzyme H encodes MQLPLLLMAFLLPPGLGHPFLSEEIIGGHEAKPHSRPYMALVQFLKEKVWVKCGGVLIQKDFVLTAAHCRGSSINVTLGAHNIKQQERTQHAIRVKRAIRHPDYNPENFSNNIMLLQLERKAKQTSAVKPLSLPKAKARVKPGQVCSLAGWGQVAPGTPATTLQEAELTVQEDRVCESLYPSHYSRATQICVGDPKKVKTGFKGDSGGPLVCKKVVHGIFSYGKANGKPPGIFTQVSHFLPWIKRTMKQL; translated from the exons ATGCAGCTACCCCTGCTCCTGATGGCCTTTCTTCTGCCTCCCGGGCTGGGACAC CCTTTTCTTTCAGAGGAGATCATTGGGGGCCATGAGGCCAAGCCGCACTCCCGCCCCTACATGGCTTTGGTTCAGTTTCTGAAGGAGAAGGTTTGGGTGAAGTGTGGCGGTGTTCTCATACAAAAGGACTTTGTTCTGACGGCTGCTCACTGCAGAGGAAG CTCAATCAACGTCACCCTGGGGGCCCACAACATCAAACAGCAGGAGAGGACCCAGCACGCCATCAGGGTGAAGAGGGCCATCCGCCACCCAGACTATAATCCTGAGAACTTCTCCAACAACATCATGTTACTGCAG CTGGAGAGAAAGGCCAAGCAGACGTCAGCTGTGAAGCCCCTTAGTCTGCCCAAGGCCAAGGCCCGGGTGAAGCCAGGACAGGTGTGCAGTCTGGCCGGCTGGGGGCAGGTGGCCCCGGGCACTCCAGCCACCACCCTGCAGGAGGCAGAGCTGACAGTGCAGGAGGATCGGGTGTGTGAATCCCTCTACCCCAGTCACTACAGCCGGGCCACCCAGATTTGTGTTGGGGACCCAAAGAAAGTGAAGACCGGCTTCAAG GGTGACTCCGGTGGACCCCTCGTGTGTAAAAAAGTGGTCCATGGTATTTTCTCCTATGGAAAGGCGAATGGGAAACCTCCAGGAATCTTCACCCAGGTCTCACACTTCCTGCCCTGGATAAAGAGAACAATGAAGCAGCTCTAA